A window of Prolixibacter sp. SD074 contains these coding sequences:
- a CDS encoding tRNA1(Val) (adenine(37)-N6)-methyltransferase, with product MKVGTDGVLLGAWADVTGAKAILDVGAGTGLVALMLAQRSEAIVDAVEIEPVAFCEANQNVVASPWAARVTVFHSSFQEFTEGMPDQYDLIVSNPPYFANSLASPDKNRTVARHDQYLSYSELIEGATKKLSPEGRFCVIIPFAAYDEFRETARLNGFYLVKVVNVVPRESKPANRVLLEFSKKPDDRQVSELRLRDVDGNYSEAYRMLTKDYYLKL from the coding sequence ATGAAGGTCGGAACCGACGGCGTTCTACTCGGTGCATGGGCCGACGTAACCGGGGCTAAAGCCATCCTGGATGTGGGAGCCGGAACGGGGTTGGTGGCGCTCATGTTGGCACAGCGTTCGGAAGCCATCGTTGATGCGGTGGAGATTGAACCAGTGGCATTTTGCGAAGCCAATCAGAATGTGGTTGCCTCACCCTGGGCTGCCCGGGTAACGGTCTTTCACTCTTCATTCCAGGAATTCACGGAAGGGATGCCCGACCAGTATGATTTGATTGTGAGCAATCCGCCCTATTTTGCCAATTCGCTTGCATCACCCGATAAGAACCGCACTGTCGCCCGTCACGATCAGTATTTATCCTATTCTGAATTGATTGAAGGCGCAACTAAAAAGCTTTCGCCGGAAGGCCGCTTTTGTGTTATTATACCATTCGCTGCATATGATGAATTTCGTGAAACCGCTCGTTTGAACGGCTTCTATTTGGTAAAAGTGGTCAATGTGGTTCCCCGCGAAAGTAAACCAGCCAATCGTGTTTTGCTGGAATTCAGCAAAAAGCCTGACGACCGGCAGGTAAGCGAATTGCGCCTTCGTGATGTGGATGGAAATTACAGCGAGGCGTATCGTATGCTGACAAAAGACTATTATTTAAAACTTTAA
- a CDS encoding TIGR02757 family protein produces the protein MTGQELKSFLDEKYLLYNQLRFIETDPISVPRLFSRKEDIEIAGFLAATIAWGQRPTIIRNANKLMDWMEHRPFDFITQSNVEHFDRFGDFVHRTFNGIDCRYFLHALREIYREEDGLEALFVEGFQHGGSIMSGIIHFREKFLSYAPEIRTQKHVANPLKGSSAKRINMFLRWMVRDNRTGVDFGLWKDIPASALMMPLDVHSGNVARKLGLLKRKQNDWKAVDELTSRLRDFDSEDPVKYDFALFGLGVFEKF, from the coding sequence TCGACGAAAAATATCTTTTATATAACCAGCTCCGGTTCATTGAAACCGATCCCATCTCCGTTCCGCGACTTTTTTCCCGCAAGGAGGACATTGAAATAGCCGGATTTCTGGCTGCGACCATTGCATGGGGGCAGCGGCCAACCATTATTCGCAATGCAAATAAATTGATGGATTGGATGGAACATCGCCCGTTTGACTTTATCACACAGAGTAATGTGGAACATTTTGATCGTTTTGGAGATTTTGTGCACCGGACTTTTAATGGAATTGATTGCCGCTATTTTCTTCACGCTTTACGGGAAATTTATCGAGAGGAGGATGGTTTGGAGGCTTTATTTGTAGAAGGGTTTCAGCATGGTGGAAGTATAATGTCGGGAATTATCCATTTCCGGGAAAAGTTTTTGAGTTACGCGCCCGAAATCCGCACGCAAAAGCACGTAGCCAATCCGTTGAAAGGTTCGTCAGCCAAGCGTATCAACATGTTTTTGCGTTGGATGGTGCGGGATAATCGCACGGGTGTCGATTTTGGATTGTGGAAAGATATTCCGGCTTCGGCGCTGATGATGCCTTTGGATGTCCACTCAGGCAATGTGGCGCGAAAGTTGGGATTGCTGAAGCGAAAACAGAATGATTGGAAAGCGGTTGATGAATTAACTTCCCGTCTCCGGGATTTTGATTCAGAAGATCCGGTTAAATACGATTTCGCCCTGTTCGGACTGGGTGTTTTTGAGAAATTCTAA